The DNA region GCTGAGGTCCTTTGCCTTCGCCAGTGCGCCGCGAACCTTGCGCGCCAGCGCGCGGTCAGCCGACTTGGCTGCCTTTGCGGTTTGCTTGGCGCTCGGTTGAGCGGTCATGTCGGCATCGCTTGCCTGCGCGTATGCGTTGATCGACGCGAGCACCACAAATGCGCCAGCTGCCATCTTGATTGCCTGAATCGCCTTCATTCACTTTCTCCTGTTGTCATGATTTGCGACGGTGTCGCGCCTGAAACGCGCCCGGCTAGCGGGCTCTTCACGCGTGATACCACTGCACTACCACTTCTTTGCTTCGGGATGAAAACGGTTGCGGGTTGTCCATACGCCGCGCGGCTGGCCGACCGGACGGGCCTGCCTGGGTCGCCGATGCGGCTAGCCGGACAGTAACGATACCTCAATTGGTTCCATGGTGAAGATAAGGGTCCGCCGGATGCGGCATTGCTACAACGGATCGATGCCGCCCGAGCCATCCGGCTTGCGCCGTGCATCGAACCGCACCGCGCGTCATCATGCTGCAAACTGCGTGGCTCACGCGGACGGCCACAGTTCATTCCGGCGCATCATCGCATGAAGAAGACGACGCTTTCCCTCTGTCCTCTACACCGCAACGATCTCCCCATCGATACGGTTGACCTCGCGCGCTTCCTGCTGGGTAAATACCTGGTCCACGACCTGGACGAGGGGCGGGCAGCGGGGCGGATCGTCGACACCGAGGCGTATCCCATCGGCGATTCGACCAATCATGCGTATCCGGGGCGGCGTGCGTACAACGGCTCGATGTTCCTCGAACACGGGCATGCTTATGTGCGGCTCACGTACGGCATCTACAACGTGATCAACGTGGTCAGTGAACGGGAAGGCACGGGCGCTGCCGCGTTGATTCGCGCGCTCGAGCCGGTCGAGGGCATCGAACAGATGCAGGCGCGCCGGCCGGACGCAAAGCTGCGCGATCTGGCGCGTGGCCCGGGACGGCTGGCGCTCGCGCTGGGCATCGATCTGAGCTTCGACGGCGCCGACCTTTGCACCGGGCGCGGGCTATGGCTCGGCGCGGCGGGCAACGCGCACACGCCGATCGCCGTGACGACGCGCATCGGGATCGCGCGGGAGACGCATCGGCTGCTGCGCTTCTATGTGCCGGGTAGTCCGTTCGTCAGCGGGCCGCGCAGGTTGCTGTCGGCAGAAACGCTGCCGCCCGCGTGAGGTCGCGTGCTGCGACGAGTCCTGGGGCGCAGCGTCGAACCCGTTCATGCGTGTGGCATCCATCGCGTTTGCCACATATTGAGATGCGCCGATCCGCCCCGACATTATTACGTGTCGCCGCGCGCCAATTGACATCCGGCTTGCAAAGCGCGCGGACTCTTTCACTCAGTGCAATTAAGTATCTCCGGAATAGGGGTTTTCCCTTGGTGTGCCGATGGCTACACTGTTCTCACTGGCTTCACACACGGTTGTGTGAAGCGGCTGACAAAACAACTTTCGGAGGTAGTTACCATGAAATCGCTGATCAAGGCTGTCGCCATCGCTGCTGTTCTCGCCATCCCCGCCGTCTCGTTCGCCCAGTCGAACCAGCCCGTGACCCGCGCGCAAGTCCGCGCCGAACTGGTCCAGCTGGAAAAAGCGGGCTACAACCCGGCAACGGCTGTCGATTCGACCTATCCGGCCGACATCCAGGCTGCTGAAGCACGCGTTCAGGCGCAAAACGGTGCGGTTGCGCAAGCGCCTGTCGCCGACACGGGCTACGGCGCGTCGACGAACGGTTCGTCGCAATCGGGCGCGGCCAAAACGCTGAGCCCGGCGCAAGACGTCTACTTCGGTCATTGATTCCGGAGTGCAAGCCGGACGGCTGCATCGGTCCGGCGGGCGCGCCTTCACTGCAGATGTGAGGCGCGCAACCAGAATATCGACGGCGGCGTGGCGGTGTCCGGGCACGGTCGTCGCGCGTCCGTCCAAGAAAGCATGAACCTCCGCCGCCGTAAGGTGGCTTAGCCCAACCTCGCGGATTGGGCTTTTTTTGCTGGCTCTCGCGGCAGGCGCAGCAGGGCGCACCGCAGGCGCAGCGGCGAAAACGCCATTGCAGCGGCGCGACGCTCAGCTGCTATGGATGTAATGTTCGAGCTGCTGGATGGTGAACTGCTGCTCGGCGATGATGGTTTTCACGAGGTCGCCGATCGACACCATGCCGATCAACTGTTCTTCGTTGTCGAGCACAGGCAGGTGACGCATGCGGCGCTCGGTCATCAACGCCATGCATTCGTCCGTGGTCTGGTCCGGGCGCACGAAGCGCACGGCGCTGCTCATGATGTCGCGCACGGGCGTCGTCTTCGACGAGCGATCCATCAGCACGATCTTGCGCGCATAGTCGCGTTCGGTGACGATCCCCGCGATCGCCCCGTTTTCCTTGACGATCAATGCACCGATCTGTTTTTCGGCCATCAGCTTGATGGCGTTGTAGACGGAATCGGATGCCTCGATCGTGTGGACCTCTTGAGTCGGCTTCGATTTGAGGACTTGTGCGACGCTAGTCATGGAGCGGCTCCGTTTGCAGTGCAGCACGCCTGGCCACGGCGCGCTGGGGTGAAGGAGAGGCACGTCAAGCGCAGAACAGGCGCAAATCAAGTATAGGCGTCGACAACGCGCGCGGCGACGCTCGCTTCGCCTGGTTTCGTGGGAACCATCACGCATGTCATGCGATTTGCGGCAATGAGCATGCTGCGTTTCTCGTCGCGCATGCGCGCAGTGATGCACCGCGATGGTCCGCCGAGATGGTCCGTATGGGGCTGCCCGCGCACCAGCGCAGAGCGGCTGCCAGGTACAATTCGACGTTTAGCGGTAAACTCCGCTTCTGTACTTTATCCCCGGTAGCTCACGGGTTCATGTCCGCAATTCCGCTAACGCCATGCCCATGTCTCACGATCCGTCGCTCGCTGACGGCGCAATCACCGGCGAATGCGTCACACTCGACGCCTGCGCCACGCTTCCCACCCGCTACGGCACCTTCGAATCTTATGTGTTCCGCGTGAACGACTCGGGCGCCGAGCATTTCGCGCTCGTGATGGGCGATGTCGAGAATAAACAGTCGGTGCTCACGCGCCTGCATTCGGAGTGTCTGACGGGCGACGTGCTCGGTTCATACCGTTGCGACTGCGGCGAGCAACTGGACCTCGCGCTGCGCTACATCGCGGCGGAGGGCTGTGGCGTGCTGCTGTATCTGCGTGGCCACGAAGGGCGCGGCATCGGCCTGTCGAACAAGATCCGCGCGTATGCGCTGCAGCAGCAGGGCCGCGACACCGTCGAGGCGAATCTCGATCTCGGCCTGCCCGACGACTCGCGCGAGTACGATTCGGCGGCCGCGATTCTGCGCCTGCTGAAGGTGACGTCGGTGCGTCTGATGAGCAACAACCCGAAGAAGTTCGACTCACTGTCGAAGCACGGTATCCCCGTTTGCGAACGTGTCGCACTCGCCATTCCGATGCGCGAAGAAAACGAGCGTTATATCCGCACCAAGCAGGTGAAGTTCGGGCATTACTTCGAGGAAAACGAATAGTGAGAATTCCCGATCTGTCTGTCGTCTTCCAGAGAGAGCTAAAATAACCCGCAAGTGATTGAAAATAAAATGGAAACTGTCGATGTTGGCCGTCCGGGTCGGCACAATGACGCTTGTCTCCATACGTCTGAACTCGTGATCCCGGCGTAGGTTTCACGAGGGGGGAGATTGTCGCTATGGAGAGCAACCGAGATCGCCGACGAAAGCGATGGTCTTTGGTGGACGATTCCCAAACGAAAGACGAAGGGGCTTCATAACGAGAAAGCAACGGATCTGCGCGTGCCGCTCGTGGGCCGCGCAGAAGTAATTGTGCGGCGACGCCTCGATCAGGCCAAAGGGACGGTACTGTTTCGTTCGTCGCGTGGGGAAGCGATGGATCAGACCGTGGTCCAGCACGGCATCTATTATCATCAGCCTTACTGCAAAATTGCACCGAACCATGATCGTCTGCGGTTGCCCGTGACTCATTGGTCCGCCCACGATCTTCGACAGACAACACGCACGCTGCTTGCAACGCTTTGTTATCCGAACGAAATCACCGAGGCAGTGCTTGGCCATGTTCAGCCTGGAATAATCGGCGTCTATAACCGACATACCTACGACAGAGAGCGGCGTCAGTGGCTCGCGCAACTGTCACATCGCCTCGAAGATATTGCAGCTACATATCCGCCGAAAAAATAGCAACGTGAAGTTGATACGTGTGCACGGCGCCCGGCCACGTCGTGTGGTACTCGCTGCTTGCGGCCTCAACGTCAGCCTTTGGTGTAGTGTGGCCACACATCAGACCCCATGGCTTTGATCGTTCTTATTCGGGAGACACTGACGAATCCCGCGCACATTCGGATACTCGTTCCGTGAGTCCTTCCGCGTCAAGCTTCAGGTCTTCGAGCATGAGTTCGCGGATCACGACAGCGGAGCCGTCCAGCCGCGCCGCAACCATCCGGTTACCGAGCATCGGCGACAGATGTCGCGCGCCTTCCAGAACGCGCTTCGCGTTGTCTGGTGGCATGCTCGCGTCGTCCTGTCGAGGCGCCTCAGAACCAACGGCTTCCTTGATGTCGACGACCGGCGCGACGGCACGCTTGACGCGATTGCGCGCACTGGTTGGGAACGCTTCGCACGCCTCCTCAATACTGCCCGGATGATGCTCACCTAGAAAGCCGATGACAAGGGCAGCCTGCTGCAGATCCTCGATGGACTTCGTGCTGTCGTTCGTGCGTAACTGGGAGACGAGCAGCTTGTACGCGGCAAACCGGTTGGCGTCAGGCACGCGTACCGGCACTGCACCGTGGCGCGAGAGCAGCACGCCGTTCTGCGAAGTTCCAAGGACGTAGCCGAGGTATGGGAGGCCGACGGCATGCGCTTTAAGTTCGGGTACTGGGCGGATCGTAAAATTCTCGTACTGAGCTCATGAACATGCGTCCATGAGTTCGCCCCACGCGAAATCGACCTGATCGGGAAACATCGGTACGACCCCCGCGCCAGGTGTGAAAGTCAGTTCGCCAAAAAACAGCGCATTGTCCGGGGCATAGAGATCGACGCGCACGTAATCGAAATCCCGCGAGAGTTTGTCCGCTGCTACAAGGATCTCGGACAGGTTGGGCGGCGGCGGTTCGGGTGTCGCGCTGCGCGCATAGTCTCCAATCGTGACGTCGAGATAATTCCAGTCGACGTCATACACGTTGCCACGCGGAAACGGGCCGAAGCGGTCGGAGATCTGCACGATGTACATCACGGGACGCATGCCCTTGCGTCGGAAGACATGCACCTTGTAATCGGCGGGCACCTGGCCCGACCTGTCGAGCAGCAGTTTTTCGAAGAACAGTCTCGGCTGGATTTCCTTGTAATGGCGCTCGCGCGACACATGGTAGAACTCCGTTGTCAGCCAGCGGTCTGCGAGACCCGCCAGATGTTCGTACGTCACCTCCGATTTGTCGCGCACGATTTCGACGAACGTGCTGCCGTGATTTGCCTTCATGACGAACGATTGCGGCAGGGAGTTGAAAACCTCGCGAGTGAATTCGCCTGGAACCGCAATCAGCGGGATAAGATAAGACTCGCCGAGCGTGCGCGCGACGTAATCGCGCACAGCGATCTTGTCGGTCAAGGCGGCATAGCGCGGATCGGGCTTAAGGCTCCGCATGAGAATATGTTCGTTGAACGTGCGCGGCCGTCGAAGGTTGGGGTAGCGGCCCACGAGTTTCCGATGCAATAGCGAGAGAAATAGCAGATCGGGCAATAACGTCTTCATCTGCTCTTTCAGGCGCCAGGCCGCACGGTTCGCTATTCCATCGACAGCGCTAGGTGTTTCGGCTCCTCCCGACCGCATCGCGTCGGCGCGCGGATAAGCGAGAACATCGCTCGAATGTCGTAGCCTACGGGACATTGGTGTGGCCTCCATAATCTCCATCAATACGGTGCGTCCGTAGGCGCGCGGCTGCGCGCAGGAGACACAATGTAAGCCGGTTCAGTGGACAGCTCGACGCGGATCTCGCCGACGCTGATCACGGCCCCTTGGGGCGCATTCGGCCCGTTGACCCGTTCGAGCGTCACGTAGTAGTCGCGCGACGCGCCATTTCCCGACTTCAGCAACGAAGCCGTGGCGGGATAGTCGAGCATGACCATGCCGTGATGCGATGCCCCGGCGATTTCGAACGCGCCGAACGTGCCTAGAAGGTTTTGCTGGCGCGCCGTATCGGTGTCGAACCTGTCGGGCAGATTCAGATAGACGTTGTAGTAATAGCCGCCCGCCGCGCCCGCTTGCGTCAACGAGATGTCGTCGAACACGATCCGCACCGAACGGTATCGTCCGGCTGCTGCTCCGTTGACAGACGCAGCCGAGGAGCGATCGCCGTGTTCAGCGGCCGCGAGCGGCGCGGCTGTGGCGGATAGCAGCTGCTGAACAGGCGCCGTCGATGCGGCCTCGCCGGTGACGCGCGCCGTCGTCGACTGTTCGCGCAGCGTGACGCCTTTCACGCCGCCGATCGAGCGCACGCCCGTGTCGATGTTGCGAGCAGCCGTGGCGGGGAAGGAGCCGGTTGCCGGGCGACTGCGCGAAAGGCCAATGCTTGCCTGCACGCGAATGATGCGCCCCACCTGTGCCTGCGGCGGCATGGTCGTCGGACGCGACGCTCTGTCGTAGTCGTAACCCAGACGGGTACGTGCCGAGTAGGTCTGCTCCTTGAGGATCGTCAGGCCGCTTGCGTAAGTGAACGTGCCCGCCCAGTACGGATCGCTTGGCACGGGCATCGTTCGACCGTCGGGGAGCGCCCATGCATGCCACAGACGGTCGACGTTCGCGTGATGCAGATAAAAGATCGGATCGCGAGGCGACTGCATTGTGGCCATCGCATTGCCAATGATGTTGTGCACCGGGTTGTGCGGCGCCGTCTCGAACTTTTCTTCGAACGAGTTGACGGTGCCGCGCTGGAAATTCACGGTACTGGATGCCCAGGGTGAAAGATCGAGCGCGCTATAGACATTGGTGTTCAGGCGAGGACAGTAAAGCGGATTGCCACTCGCCTGATCCGTGAATTCGGCGGGCACATGTGGATTCGTGAACCAGTCCCAATACGGCAGAGTAAAGCCCACATCGCCCGAAACGAGCCTTATCTGGCGCTCGAGGTAATACAGATAACCGCGATGCCACGCGAGAAAGTACGGCTGCTTGTGCGGACAATAATTGGCGTGAACGTTAGTCCAGTATTGCCAGGAATTCGGGTCCGCCGCGTTCGTATTCGCCTGCATGGTCCGGACTGCGTTGAGAAACGGCGCGTAATGCGGTGTCGTTACGAATGTCTGCCATTCGACACGAATCAGGTTAGTCGTGGTGGCAGCGCGTGCGTAAAAGGGTAATGTAGCCCACGTAATGGCCGATGCAGCCCCGCCTAGAAACGCTCTCCGATTGATTCGATACGACATGATTCCTCCACTTGTTCGGGGCGCTAATGCGTACGCTCGGTGATGCGTACATGGAAACGATGTTTCCCGGCGCCTTTGTTTTGGTGCTTGAGGCAGGTATCGCAACTGAGATCGAAAGAACGAATTACGTGCAAGCGGATTCAGACAAGAACCTTTCGACGTCATGCTACTAGACGAATGCCGAATGCTTAATCTTTTTACTTCGTCAATTGGCGACAGCCTGGCTGAAAAAGCTGACGAGGTCGGTACATCGCGCATTGACTATCAAGGTGACGCCTATCTGCGAACCCTGCTATTTCAGGGCGCACGCTCCGCGGTCCTGACGGCGCACCGACGCAACGACCGGCTATCGCGCTGGATCGTCCAGTTGCAGGCACGCGTGGGCTATAGCAAGACACTGGTCGCCGTGGCCAACATGCACGCACGCATCCTTTAGCCGGTGTTCGCTAGGGGCGAACGATTCGATCCGTCCCGGCCGCTGTTCCGTGTTCCTGTTGGTCTCCTCCGAACTGGCAATGCAGGAGCTTAACGAATGACCCACTAAACCACGGCTTGCAAAAACGGGGAGGTCCTTATAGAGGGGTAAGACTGGAAGCCCGTCGATTCCGATTGTGGCGATGCGGCGCATTTACTTCATGGAGTGGTTTTGGTCTGTCAGATCCGGCGTTGCAAGAGGCGCTTTATGACGTGCCGCTATATCGTGATCTTGCGGGGCTGGACGATGACGTGCCGATGCGCGTCGACCAGGCTCACGGGGCAACTGACAAAACCGATCGACTGGGCCACGCGTGCAATGTGTGCATCACTCACTGACAGTCAGCTGCCGCAGGGCACTAATTCGTTCCGTTCGGAATCTGCTTTGACGCCGCAAGGCAAACTCGCCGATACCCGTGCAAGCCGGAAATGCCGCTTTGATTTCATCGTGATGGTGGTGAAGGCGTGATCGCGAATCGGAGCGCAGCTTCACGTCGCCATGGCGCACGTGTCCGGTGGCGACGGCCGCTCGAGACGAATACGCGGATGTGCGCTTCCGAGAAAAAAAGGGCGAGAATCGAGGCTCGCCCTCAGAGATCACGGGGTCACCGTACGTGGAGCGTGCGACCCGCTGCCGGTCATTAATGCAACGCCGGGTTTACTGCGTTTTCGCGGCATCGACCTTGGCGTCGGCGGCCTTTTTGTTTGCGTCGCCTTGAGCCTCGACCTTCTTCTTGTCGGCCTTCGCTTGGGCCACATTTGCATCCTGGGCGGCTTCGTGTTTCTTCTTGTCAGCCTTGGCCTGCGCGTCGTGCTTCTTCTTGTCGGCCCGGGCCTGCGCCTTCATGGCGTCTCCGCGCGCGTCAGACGCTTCCTTCGGTGTTGTTGCCTTTTCCATCTTCGCGGCCTTTTTGTCAGCGTCGGCTTGAGCAGAGGCCTTGTCCTCGTTCGCCGTCGCCTGAGCCTTGTCGGCGTCGCTCTGGGCCTCAGCCTTCTTCTTGTTGGCGGTAGCCTGTGCTTCGCTCTTCTCGCTGTTTGCCTTCATTTGTGCCTTGCCGGCGTCCGAGGGCGCGGGGGTCTGTGCGAATGCCGTGGTAACGAGTAGGACGGATGCGAGTGCTGCGACGATCTTCTTCATGGTTTTCTCCCTTGGAAGTGCACTGCGCTGGACAGTGCTGGCTGTATAAACGTCCATTGAGTCGCTAACGTTGACTCTTATCTCGTGACAAACGGTAAGCAGACGAGACGAAATGCAACGCCAAAGTGCGACCAAGGTCCGCCATAGCATCGCCTCGTGCCAGCTGAACAATTCCGACGGCAATGGAAGCAAGACCGCCCAGAACCAGAAGCTGCAAGGCAACCATCGAGCCGCCTGTCGTGTGGTATCGACGATTTGCGTTCCGTTCAGCACGCACGACCGTTCTTGAGATCAAGCCACCTTCGCGCGCTACCACTCGGCACATGCAGGGTTTCATCAGCATGGCTATAGAGAAGTAAAACGTACACATCCATCGCGCTACGCGGCAAAACATACCGAGGCCTGCGCTCTGTTGGGTCGTCCCAATGTTCCACAGTAGATGCACCGATTCTCTTTCTGGCGGTTGTCGGGCACAGTCGATTGCTGGCAGATAAGCTCACGTCATTTTTTGCAGTGCATGATCCCATCGCAGTACCGCAATCTGCGACTGCCCACATGATGGTTGCCCGGCCAACAAATAGAAGAAGCACAAAAAAAAGCTGGGTCATGCAGGCAGAACTCCAACAAGCAAAAACCTCTTATTTGTGACGGATGAGGCAGATATGGAAACTTCCGCAGTCGAGCTACCGCATCAGTCCAACGATCGATTTGTCCAGGTGGCTGCTGCGCTTCGCGCGCTGCGGCGTGGCGACATGTCCTGTCGTTTGCCGGATGCGTGGGAGGGCGAGGCGGGCAAGGTTGCGTCAGAGTTCAACATGTTGGCCGCTGTCACGGGCCGCATTTCGCACGAGGTCGCGCAGGTGTCGCGAGGCGCTTCGGGCAATAGCGCGATGCCGACGGAATTCGCCGTTAGCGGCGAAGCGCTGGCGGGTGCCTGGCTCGACAACGTGGGGCATATCAACGCACTCGTCGAAACAGTCAGGACGGGACACGACTGCACGAAGACGATACTGTCGGCGTTGATCGCGCTGCAGAAAGGGCAACCCGCGACACTTCCGCTGGACTGGACGGGCGTACATGGGAAGCTCGCGCAAGTATTCAACGAGGTGGTCGAGCAGAACCTGCGGATGTCCGAGGAACTGGGAAGACTTAGCCGCGTGGTCGGCAAGGAAGGCCGTCTGAAGGAGCGCGCGGCGCTGCCCTACGCAAGGGGTTTCTGGAGCGAGTCTATAGACGCGGTCAACTCGCTGATAGCCGATCTGGTTCATCCGACCAGCGAGGTGGCGCGCGTGATCGGCGCGGTTGCGCAAGGCGACCTGTCGAAGAGCATGGCGCTCGAAGCGGAAGGCAGAGCATTGCAGGGCGAGTTTCTGCGCACCGCGAAGACGATCAACACAATGGTGGACCAGCTCGGCACGTTCGCCGTCGAAGTCACGCGTGTCGCCCGCGAAGTCGGCACGGAGGGCAAGCTCGGCGGCCAGGCCGATGTGCAGGGTGTCGCGGGCACATGGAAGGACCTGACCGACTCGGTCAACTCGATGGCAGGCAATCTGACCAGCCAGGTCCGCAACATCGCCGAGGTGACGAAGGCCGTCGCGGCCGGTGATCTGTCGAAGAAGATCACGGTGGACGTGAAGGGTGAGATTCTCGAACTGAAGAACACCATCAACACGATGGTCGACCAGTTGCGCTCGTTCGCGTCCGAAGTGACACGCGTCGCGCGTGAAGTCGGCACGGAGGGCAAGCTCGGCGGGCAGGCGGACGTGCGGGGCGTCGCGGGCACATGGAAGGATCTGACCGACAACGTGAACTTCATGGCAGGCAATCTGACGAGCCAGGTGCGCAACATTGCCGAAGTGACGAAGGCCGTGGCAGCGGGCGACCTGTCGAAGAAGATCACCGTCGATGTGAAGGGCGAAATTCTCGAACTGAAGAACACCATCAACACGATGGTCGACCAGTTGCGCTCGTTCGCATCGGAAGTGACACGCGTCGCACGTGAAGTCGGCACGGAAGGCAAGCTCGGCGGCCAGGCCGATGTGCAGGGCGTTGCGGGTACGTGGAAAGACCTGACCGACTCGGTGAACTCGATGGGCAGTAACCTGACGGGGCAGGTGCGCAACATCGCGGACGTGACGACGGCCGTTGCAGCGGGCGATCTGTCGAAGAAGATCACTGTCGATGTGAAGGGCGAAATCCTTGAACTGAAGAACACCATCAACACCATGGTCGACCAGTTACGCTCGTTCGCATCGGAAGTGACGCGCGTCGCGCGCGAAGTCGGCACGGAAGGGAAACTCGGTGGACAGGCCGATGTGCAGGGCGTCGCGGGTACATGGAAAGACCTGACCGACTCGGTGAACTCGATGGGCAGCAATCTGACCGCACAGGTGCGCAATATCGCAGAAGTCACGACAGCCGTGGCGGCAGGCGACCTGTCCAAGAAGATCACCGTAGACGTCAAGGGAGAAATTCTCGAGCTGAAGAACACGATCAATACGATGGTGGATCAGCTCAGCTCGTTCGCGTCAGAAGTGACGCGCGTTGCTCGCGAAGTGGGCACGGAAGGCAAGCTCGGCGGGCAGGCCGACGTGCAGGGCGTCGCGGGCACATGGAAGGATCTGACCGACTCGGTCAATTCCATGGGCAGCAATCTCACCGCCCAGGTCCGCAACATCGCGGACGTCACGACGGCGGTTGCGGCTGGCGACCTGTCGAAGAAGATCACGGTGGACGTGAAGGGCGAAATCCTTGAACTGAAGAACACCATCAACACCATGGTCGATCAGTTGCGGTCGTTCGCATCGGAAGTGACGCGCGTCGCGCGCGAAGTGGGCACGGAGGGCAAGCTCGGCGGGCAGGCAGATGTGCAGGGCGTCGCGGGTACGTGGAAGGATCTGACTGACAACGTGAACTTCATGGCGGGCAATCTGACGAGCCAGGTGCGCAACATCGCCGACGTGACGAAAGCGGTGGCGGCGGGCGACCTGTCCAAGAAGATCACTGTGGACGTGAAAGGCGAAATTCTCGAACTGAAGAACACGATCAACACGATGGTCGATCAGCTTGGTTCATTCGCTTCAGAAGTGACACGCGTTGCGCGTGAAGTAGGCACAGAGGGCAAGCTCGGCGGGCAGGCCGATGTGCAGGGCGTCGCAGGTACGTGGAAGGATCTGACTGACAACGTGAACTTCATGGCGGGCAATCTGACGAGCCAGGTACGCAACATCGCGGACGTGACGAAAGCCGTGGCGGCGGGCGACCTGTCGAAGAAGATCACGGTCGACGTGAAGGGCGAGATTCTCGAACTGAAGAACACGATCAACACGATGGTCGATCAGTTGCGCTCGTTCGCGTCTGAAGTAACGCGTGTGGCGCGCGAGGTGGGCACGGAGGGCAAGCTTGGAGGACAAGCCTATGTGCAGGGCGTTGCCGGTACATGGAAGGATCTGACCGACAACGTGAACTTCATGGCGGGCAACCTGACCGGCCAGGTGCGCGGCATCGCAAAGGTGGTGACGGCCGTCGCGAACGGCGACCTCGCGCGCAAGCTGACCGTCGAGGCAAAGGGCGAAATCGCGGCCCTCGCCGACACCATCAACAGCATGACGGATACGCTTGCGACCTTCGCCGACCAGGTGACGACCGTGGCGCGCGAAGTGGGCGTCGAGGGCAAG from Paraburkholderia caribensis includes:
- a CDS encoding BON domain-containing protein — encoded protein: MKAIQAIKMAAGAFVVLASINAYAQASDADMTAQPSAKQTAKAAKSADRALARKVRGALAKAKDLSVANITVRARSGAVTLQGSVPEQPQVDKATEVAQGVAGVTSVKNALTIRPVGQ
- a CDS encoding DNA-3-methyladenine glycosylase, with protein sequence MKKTTLSLCPLHRNDLPIDTVDLARFLLGKYLVHDLDEGRAAGRIVDTEAYPIGDSTNHAYPGRRAYNGSMFLEHGHAYVRLTYGIYNVINVVSEREGTGAAALIRALEPVEGIEQMQARRPDAKLRDLARGPGRLALALGIDLSFDGADLCTGRGLWLGAAGNAHTPIAVTTRIGIARETHRLLRFYVPGSPFVSGPRRLLSAETLPPA
- a CDS encoding DUF4148 domain-containing protein, whose product is MKSLIKAVAIAAVLAIPAVSFAQSNQPVTRAQVRAELVQLEKAGYNPATAVDSTYPADIQAAEARVQAQNGAVAQAPVADTGYGASTNGSSQSGAAKTLSPAQDVYFGH
- a CDS encoding CBS domain-containing protein; protein product: MTSVAQVLKSKPTQEVHTIEASDSVYNAIKLMAEKQIGALIVKENGAIAGIVTERDYARKIVLMDRSSKTTPVRDIMSSAVRFVRPDQTTDECMALMTERRMRHLPVLDNEEQLIGMVSIGDLVKTIIAEQQFTIQQLEHYIHSS
- the ribA gene encoding GTP cyclohydrolase II, with amino-acid sequence MPMSHDPSLADGAITGECVTLDACATLPTRYGTFESYVFRVNDSGAEHFALVMGDVENKQSVLTRLHSECLTGDVLGSYRCDCGEQLDLALRYIAAEGCGVLLYLRGHEGRGIGLSNKIRAYALQQQGRDTVEANLDLGLPDDSREYDSAAAILRLLKVTSVRLMSNNPKKFDSLSKHGIPVCERVALAIPMREENERYIRTKQVKFGHYFEENE
- a CDS encoding ATP-grasp fold amidoligase family protein; translated protein: MKTLLPDLLFLSLLHRKLVGRYPNLRRPRTFNEHILMRSLKPDPRYAALTDKIAVRDYVARTLGESYLIPLIAVPGEFTREVFNSLPQSFVMKANHGSTFVEIVRDKSEVTYEHLAGLADRWLTTEFYHVSRERHYKEIQPRLFFEKLLLDRSGQVPADYKVHVFRRKGMRPVMYIVQISDRFGPFPRGNVYDVDWNYLDVTIGDYARSATPEPPPPNLSEILVAADKLSRDFDYVRVDLYAPDNALFFGELTFTPGAGVVPMFPDQVDFAWGELMDACS
- a CDS encoding tyrosinase family protein — protein: MQANTNAADPNSWQYWTNVHANYCPHKQPYFLAWHRGYLYYLERQIRLVSGDVGFTLPYWDWFTNPHVPAEFTDQASGNPLYCPRLNTNVYSALDLSPWASSTVNFQRGTVNSFEEKFETAPHNPVHNIIGNAMATMQSPRDPIFYLHHANVDRLWHAWALPDGRTMPVPSDPYWAGTFTYASGLTILKEQTYSARTRLGYDYDRASRPTTMPPQAQVGRIIRVQASIGLSRSRPATGSFPATAARNIDTGVRSIGGVKGVTLREQSTTARVTGEAASTAPVQQLLSATAAPLAAAEHGDRSSAASVNGAAAGRYRSVRIVFDDISLTQAGAAGGYYYNVYLNLPDRFDTDTARQQNLLGTFGAFEIAGASHHGMVMLDYPATASLLKSGNGASRDYYVTLERVNGPNAPQGAVISVGEIRVELSTEPAYIVSPARSRAPTDAPY